From Eptesicus fuscus isolate TK198812 chromosome 14, DD_ASM_mEF_20220401, whole genome shotgun sequence, one genomic window encodes:
- the GPR85 gene encoding probable G-protein coupled receptor 85, protein MANYSHAADNILQNLSPLTAFLKLTSLGFIIGVSVVGNLLISILLVKDKTLHRAPYYFLLDLGCSDVLRSAICFPFVFNSVKNGSTWTYGTLTCKVIAFLGVLSCFHTAFMLFCISVTRYLAIAHHRFYTKRLTFWTCLAVICMVWTLSVAMAFPPVLDVGTYSFIREEDQCTFQHRSFRANDSLGFMLLLALILLATQLVYLKLIFFVHDRRKMKPVQFVAAVSQNWTFHGPGASGQAAANWLSGFGRGPTPPTLLGIRQNANPTSRRRLLVLDEFKMEKRISRMFYIMTFLFLTLWGPYLVACYWRVFARGPVVPGGFLTAAVWMSFAQAGINPFVCIFSNRELRRCFSTTLLYCRKSRLPREPYCVI, encoded by the coding sequence ATGGCGAACTATAGCCATGCAGCTGACAACATTTTGCAAAATCTCTCTCCTCTAACAGCCTTTCTGAAACTGACTTCCTTGGGTTTCATAATAGGAGTCAGTGTGGTGGGCAACCTTCTGATTTCCATTTTGCTGGTGAAAGATAAGACCTTGCATAGAGCACCTTACTACTTCCTGTTGGACCTTGGCTGTTCTGATGTCCTCAGATCTgcaatttgttttccatttgtattCAACTCTGTCAAAAATGGCTCTACCTGGACCTATGGGACTCTGACTTGTAAAGTGATTGCCTTTCTGGGGGTTTTGTCCTGCTTCCACACTGCTTTCATGCTCTTCTGCATCAGTGTCACCAGATACTTAGCTATCGCCCATCATCGCTTTTATACAAAGAGGCTGACTTTCTGGACGTGCCTGGCTGTGATCTGCATGGTGTGGACTCTGTCTGTGGCCATGGCGTTTCCCCCAGTTTTAGATGTGGGCACTTACTCATTCATTAGGGAGGAAGATCAATGCACCTTCCAACACCGCTCCTTCAGGGCCAACGATTCCTTAGGATTTATGTTGCTCCTTGCGCTCATCCTCCTAGCCACACAGCTTGTCTACCTCAAGCTGATATTTTTTGTCCACGATCGAAGGAAAATGAAGCCAGTTCAGTTCGTAGCAGCGGTAAGCCAGAACTGGACTTTTCACGGCCCAGGAGCCAGTGGCCAGGCAGCTGCCAATTGGCTGTCGGGATTTGGAAGGGGCCCCACGCCACCTACCTTGCTGGGCATCAGGCAAAATGCGAACCCCACGAGCAGAAGAAGGCTGTTGGTCTTAGATGAATTCAAAATGGAAAAGAGGATCAGCAGAATGTTCTACATAATGACTTTTCTCTTCCTAACCTTGTGGGGCCCCTACCTGGTAGCCTGCTATTGGAGAGTTTTTGCAAGAGGGCCTGTGGTTCCGGGAGGATTTCTAACAGCTGCTGTCTGGATGAGTTTTGCCCAAGCAGGAATCAATCCTTTTGTCTGCATTTTCTCCAACAGGGAGCTGAGACGCTGTTTCAGCACAACCCTTCTTTACTGCAGAAAATCCAGGTTACCAAGGGAACCTTACTGTGTTATATGA